One window of Schistocerca cancellata isolate TAMUIC-IGC-003103 chromosome 9, iqSchCanc2.1, whole genome shotgun sequence genomic DNA carries:
- the LOC126100640 gene encoding uncharacterized protein LOC126100640 isoform X2, whose protein sequence is MLHTALVIMDVEQLINEVKLRPAIWDQRLGEYHNRDVISSLWNEVAQECCSDVKTAKSKWKHLRDNYRAELKKLGNVRSGDPGKSPQKRNTTWPWFQHMHFLRDILIPRAMQSSLSSETEPESQSQLSPEFSSNDHSIPQDERDQSDISSLVAVDETSPLASTVSQRKKKRSSGPNIEEEFLKLEKDKLAVMKAHQDMTQNDDTYHFLMSLRSAINSLPVQRQMFVKLKIQELVYNELEAVSAVPGSSKQ, encoded by the exons ATGCTTCATACTGCTCTTGTCATCATGGATGTGGAGCAACTTATaaatgaagttaagctgcgcccagCTATTTGGGACCAGAGACTGGGCGAATACCACAATCGTGACGTAATTTCCAGTTTATGGAATGAAGTGGCACAGGAGTGCTGTTCAGATG tTAAAACGGCGAAATCTAAATGGAAACATCTGAGAGACAATTACAGAGCAGAACTTAAGAAACTTGGTAACGTTAGATCAGGTGACCCAGGAAAAAGCCCACAGAAACGCAATACCACTTGGCCTTGGTTCCAACACATGCATTTCCTAAGGGATATTTTAATTCCAAGAGCAATGCAGAGTTCGCTGTCATCAGAAACGGAACCAGAAAGTCAATCTCAACTATCTCCAGAATTTTCGTCTAACGACCACTCTATTCCACAAGATGAACGAGATCAGTCTGATATATCATCATTAGTGGCAGTTGATGAAACGTCGCCACTGGCAAGCACAgtatcacaaaggaaaaaaaagagaagtagtgggccaaatattgaagaagaatttttaaagctcgAAAAGGACAAATTAGCTGTGATGAAGGCACATCAAGACATGACCCAAAACGATGATACGTACCACTTCCTGATGAGTCTCAGGAGTGCAATAAACTCCCTTCCAGTTCAGCGGCAAATGTTTGTGAAACTTAAAATACAAGAGCTTGTTTATAATGAATTGGAGGCAGTGAGTGCAGTGCCAGGTTCTTCAAAACAATGA
- the LOC126100640 gene encoding uncharacterized protein LOC126100640 isoform X1: MMNHHHCQALHHEEKRRKSWKILKECICDSSLKAQQDITQNDEANYLLMILRSPINSLPLRVKTAKSKWKHLRDNYRAELKKLGNVRSGDPGKSPQKRNTTWPWFQHMHFLRDILIPRAMQSSLSSETEPESQSQLSPEFSSNDHSIPQDERDQSDISSLVAVDETSPLASTVSQRKKKRSSGPNIEEEFLKLEKDKLAVMKAHQDMTQNDDTYHFLMSLRSAINSLPVQRQMFVKLKIQELVYNELEAVSAVPGSSKQ; the protein is encoded by the exons atgatgaaccatcaccactgccaagcgctgcatcatgaagaaaaacgaagaaaaagttggaaaattctgaaggagtgtatctgcgattcttcgttgaaggcacagcaagacattacccaaaatgacgaagctaattacttactgatgattctcaggagtcccataaactctcttcccctcagag tTAAAACGGCGAAATCTAAATGGAAACATCTGAGAGACAATTACAGAGCAGAACTTAAGAAACTTGGTAACGTTAGATCAGGTGACCCAGGAAAAAGCCCACAGAAACGCAATACCACTTGGCCTTGGTTCCAACACATGCATTTCCTAAGGGATATTTTAATTCCAAGAGCAATGCAGAGTTCGCTGTCATCAGAAACGGAACCAGAAAGTCAATCTCAACTATCTCCAGAATTTTCGTCTAACGACCACTCTATTCCACAAGATGAACGAGATCAGTCTGATATATCATCATTAGTGGCAGTTGATGAAACGTCGCCACTGGCAAGCACAgtatcacaaaggaaaaaaaagagaagtagtgggccaaatattgaagaagaatttttaaagctcgAAAAGGACAAATTAGCTGTGATGAAGGCACATCAAGACATGACCCAAAACGATGATACGTACCACTTCCTGATGAGTCTCAGGAGTGCAATAAACTCCCTTCCAGTTCAGCGGCAAATGTTTGTGAAACTTAAAATACAAGAGCTTGTTTATAATGAATTGGAGGCAGTGAGTGCAGTGCCAGGTTCTTCAAAACAATGA